Below is a window of Melospiza georgiana isolate bMelGeo1 chromosome 18, bMelGeo1.pri, whole genome shotgun sequence DNA.
GCAGTGATGCTGCCCCAAGTCCCCTTGGCTTCAGGAGTTTGCAAATGGCAAAATAAAGTTTtggtgttttgatttttttgcttcAGAGCATAATGctcttccattcttttagtTGATTGGATTGATATAGATCTCATGGAATCTCCTCATTGAATTAGCCTGGAGACAGGCCTCTCTAAATTGGATCATCTGCTGCTTCTGTGGTGCTTTCTCTCCTTGAGCAGCACTTAATTCATCCCTGCATTCCTGCTTATCAGCTCAGGATCTGCAGTGTTGGATCCCAGGGTagaaggggctggagcctggcagtgctgcctgtgtgtgctgtgctgcttgTGGGTTACAGATGTTCAGGATGGGACTTTGTGTCCATAGCCTCACTTGGGCAGGTTTTCATCTAGGAAAAATaggagtttttaaaatgcatcttTATAACTAACAAGAGGGTTTTTTACTGTGTGTTTTTTGTGTTTAACAGGGTGACAGATGAAGTGTTTAACTTTCTGTTGGTGTGGTATTACTGCACGCTGACGATACGGGAGAGCATTCTCATTAGCAATGGCTCAAGGTACAGTGCCACCTGCACAAACATGAAAGCATGAAGTGTCTTTAGGGAAAACCAGGCAGCAAAAGGGGATTCAGCCTGGCACTGAAGCCCAGCAAATCTGAGATGCTGATGGCCTCTCTGCAGAGTCTAggctctctcctcctccctggtCACTTCCAAGGGCACCTGAGGTTTGGGGAGAGAGCAGCTGCAGTTCCTGACAGTCCCCAAGTTATTGGTGCAAGGTGCTGGCTGGGTTTGGTAGCTGTAGGTGGTAGATGTGTCTGGGGTGTGTGTGCTGCCTTGTGTTAGAGGTCACACATCTTTGGTTGGAAATGCCACAGCATCCCTTGTGCTTGATTTGGGGCATCTACTTTGTTGCCATTTTTGGATCATTTTTTGCCTGTAAGGCTGGACTTAATGCTGAAATCCATGTTTCTTGTCTAACTGCCATGTTTTTTACTGCTCAGGATCAAAGGCTGGTGGGTGTCTCATCACTACGTTTCCACGTTCCTCTCTGGAGTGATGTTAACGTGGTGagtctgctcctgcctgcttgAGGTGCTTCAAGCCTGTTTCATGGTGTTTACATCATCTGAGCATTTAAATCCAGTGTGACCATGAGGCTGTGGCCACGGGATGTATGGCAGCGTGTCAGCCTTAATATTTGTTTGATGTTACAGATGTTTTCAATGATAAATACAACACTGTAAGTTTGTATTTACATtgctggttaaaaaaaaaaaaaaggaaagaaatgcaaacCCTGTGGCTGTAGTTGGGCTGGTGATAGCAAAATCTGCAAATCTCCCAGTTCCTGTCTCTGTACTTAAGGAAACAAGCAGCACATTGCTATAGAGGAAGGACACCACAAAATGGATATTTGGTGCCTTTACTGAGCCTTGATTAGAGAGTTTAAAGCCAAAAATTCAAGTTACCCCCTTGCAATGGGTGCTGGTCAGACAACCCACAAAATGCACTCCCTATGCAGCCTGTCTCAACTTGGGCATAAACTGATGagttaattattaaaaattgttttaaaacaacAGATGCTTCTGCCCTGAATCTGTGAGGGCCTGACAGTGGCTGGGGCAGGCAGTCCTTGCCCTCCATCTATCCTGAACTGCCCTCAGGATAAGCAGCACAACCACCCCTGTTGCAGTGCTGGGATTCTTGATGCAGATGATGCTGAATGAttttgctgcctggagaaaacTGATAAAGGATGAGAGGGGACAGCATTTATCCTTGTTAGAGAGGAGAAACCTAATCAATGAGAGCACTTCCTGTGGCTGTAGCACCTCTCAGGGCTCCCAGTGGGTGGAATGGGCTGGGCACCAGCTGCTGGTTCGTTTGCTAATGGCATCAGGCCTGgtggagaaggggaaggggtgGATGCAGTGGATGCTTTTAGCAGATTAATGGAGCTCCCCATGTTCTCTTCCAGGCCCGATGGACTCATGTATCAGATGTTTCGCAGTCAATTTTTAGCATTTTCAATATTTCAGAGTGAGTATATCTTACCTTGCTAATTCAGGGGGTAAAGTCATTTTGTGTCATATGTgcttaaaagaaaacactttcaTTTAGTAAATACTGGAATATTAAACTGTGGGAATATAAAGATAGTGTACAAATATGCAATCTAGAAATATAAGCAATAATTAAATGCTGTTGGATTAAACAATATTGAAGTAGTTTGATACTTACCATATTTCTGAATAACCAATGGAGTGatgttttctctctccttctccaggctgtgTTCAGTTCTTACAGTATTATTACCAAAGGGGCTGCCTCTACAGGCTCCGGGCTTTGGGGGAGAGAAACCACTTGGACCTTACAGTGGGTGAGGTGTCCTGCTGGGCTTTCTTTGCACAGGTTTTGGGTGCAGTGACAGGAATGGAGAGGGCTGTGTGCCCCCCATGGCAGAGCTgtcccctgcctgcctgcctgtgtcCCAAGGCAGGATGGGCAGTGAGACTTTTATCCCCCTCCTCAGGTCCTGTAGGTCAGGAGCAGAGGAATCTGATCTTTGTCAGTATTTGAGGAGACTAAGATGGAGGTTTTGGTCATCCCTAACTTTATCCTCCTCTAACTACCCCAGTTTCAAACAAATCTTTTTACTTGATAGGAATAGCCCTTATGGTGGTGATCTGggtgggaggagctgcaggttcAGTCCTGGCTCTTCTGTGCTCACACTCTGCCTCTTCTGTCAACCTTTTCCAGAAGGATTCCAGTCCTGGATGTGGCGGGGGTTGacatttctccttcccttcttgTTCTTTGGGCACGTAAGTTGGGTGATCCCCTCCTCCCTCTGTGGTgcagtttctgctgctgcaccacCCAAAGGTGCTTTGGATCACAAACGTTTCCAAGGCTTAATTCTTTTTGCTCATAATtaaattgccttttttcttttcccctctgcagTTCTGGCAGCTATACAATGCAATCACTCTTTTCAGATTGTCAAGGCACAAGGAATGCAAAGAATGGCAGGTGTGTGTTGGCTCTGCTCagaagcacagagcagggcagagggggtGCTTGACCACATCCTGGAAGATATTTGGGCATCTGACTGCATTTAAATATCTCAGGATAATGCAGCACAGAGCCTGTTTTGTGTCTGGtagagcccagcagtgctgaatATAATCCATGTTGTAATATCACAAGGTAATAAATGCTGcttcctcttccctttcagGTTTTTGTGTTGGCTTtcacattcctgctgctgttccttggGAACTTCCTCACTACTCTCAAGGTGGTGCACACTAAGCTGCAGAAGAACAAAGACAAGGTGaagaagctgtgactgcccctGTTCCAAGTGTgcatccagcagggctgggtgtgggacagaccctgcccagccccaggcaggccATGGATGGGCTCAGGACTCTCCTGTCCCCGTGTCTGGTAAAggactctgccagcacagactCAGTATTAATGCAAGCATGGCTCTCCAGTCACACTCCTGCtatttatgtatatttaatataaaatgtatttgcttCTGGGGTTTTTGTTCTGTATATAGAGCAGCATGCACCTGCCTGGCCAAGCACCAGCGTTGGGGGAAATGTGGGATCTACTGTAATTCCAATTCTGGAATGATACCTGACACTTTgcagttttattatttaaattctgGGTATTGAATTTATTGAGGTTTATGAACACTCTGGGTGGATCAGTAATACAGAATGAATGCTGTTTTTCAAGGCATATTCTCAGTGGCAATACTAACCTGTGTGTACTGTGAAAAGAAAGTACTCATCTTTGTACCATACTGCTGCTATATACACTTCTAAAAAGCTATTTAAATAAGAGGAATTCctcatttgaaaacaaaatcatgtgaacaaaagcagtttttaaatgGCAGGGAAGTCTGCTAGCCCTTTTCCAGGGAGACCAGGTCATTTGTCCAGGCCTGAAAGAACCTAAAATAAACCATTCAATATGCAACTGCCTCTGCCCTTTTTTAGTAACAAGCACATGGCCCTTGGGTTGGT
It encodes the following:
- the TMEM120B gene encoding transmembrane protein 120B, producing MREQLERSLGEWRELEEEFRQLQETHKVYRQKLEEVTSLQTACSSSIQRQKKTLRDLKHSLQRCKPRASPEEFALIQEISSQIKERQNAFFDMEAYLPKRNGLYLNLVLGNVNVTLLSNQAKFAYKDEYEKFKLYLTIILLLGAVACRCFLHYRVTDEVFNFLLVWYYCTLTIRESILISNGSRIKGWWVSHHYVSTFLSGVMLTWPDGLMYQMFRSQFLAFSIFQSCVQFLQYYYQRGCLYRLRALGERNHLDLTVEGFQSWMWRGLTFLLPFLFFGHFWQLYNAITLFRLSRHKECKEWQVFVLAFTFLLLFLGNFLTTLKVVHTKLQKNKDKVKKL